A genomic region of Drosophila gunungcola strain Sukarami chromosome 2L unlocalized genomic scaffold, Dgunungcola_SK_2 000110F, whole genome shotgun sequence contains the following coding sequences:
- the LOC128253605 gene encoding ionotropic receptor 21a produces the protein MCTTGITTSLALVLDMWDACIVLYLLTTHWLAIEAGYEYGYPEKCVSRRLINRYHLNEEIYGQGSCVGKNANQLRQKRRVDPTFHGNPKPRGEQLANKFHINSYNFDQTYSLVGLVNKIALEYLNKCPPVIYYDSFVEKSDGLILENLFKTIPITFYHGEINGDYEAKNPRFTSHIDSNCKSYILFLSDPLMTRKILGPQTESRVVLVSRSTQWRLRDFLSSELSSNIVNLLVIGESLMADPMRERPYVLYTHKLYADGLGSNTPLVLTSWIKGALSRPHINLFPPKFQFGFAGHRFQISAANQPPFIFRIRTLDSSGMGQLRWDGIEFRLLEMISKRLNFSVDITDITSTQALTRGVVDTIQKQIVERTVDIGMSGIYITEERLRKSDMSVGHSRDCAAFITLASKALPKYRAIMGPFQWPVWVALICVYLGGIFPIVFTDRLTLSHLMGNWGEVENMFWYVFGMFTNAFTFTGKYSWSNTQKISTRLLIGAYWLFTIIITSCYTGSIIAFVTLPAFPDTVDSVLDLLGLFFRVGTLNNGGWETWFQNSTHIPTSRLYKKMEFVGTLEEGIGNVTQSFFWNYAFLGSKAQLEYLVQSNFSDENISRRSALHLSEECFALFQIGFLFPQESVYKRKIDSMILLSQQSGLIAKINNEVSWVMQRSSSGRLLQASSSNSLREIIQEERQLTTADTEGMFLLLALGYFLGATALVSEIVGGITNKCRQIIKRSRKSATSSWSSRHSSAASGMAQRTQAEQLAHDERKATRRETAEDAQKMSFGMREFNLTRTTLRELYGSRADQCSGRQVADHAQLGSNVEKYNYLENEEPREAIISLERLDDFMAQFESDPLQEYSPDELFGPNPEHGAKPENN, from the exons ATGTGCACAACTGGAATCACAACGAGTTTAGCACTTGTACTTGACATGTGGGATGCTTGCATTGTACTGTACCTTTTGACTACCCACTGGCTTGCTATTGAAGCGGGTTACGAATATGGTTATCCAGAAAAGTGTGTTAGCAGACGGCTCATCAATCGTTATCATTTGAACGAAGAAATCTATGGACAGGGAAGTTGCGTCggtaaaaatgcaaatcaattACGCCAAAAACGACGTGTTGACCCCACATTCCATGGCAATCCAAAGCCACGAGGAGAGCAATTGGCCAATAAGTTTCACATAAACTCTTACAACTTTGATCAGACTTACTCTTTGGTGGGACTGGTTAACAAAATTGCATTAGAGTACCTAAATAAATGCCCGCCGGTCATATATTATGACAGTTTTGTGGAAAAATCCGATGGACTGAttcttgaaaatttgtttaag ACTATACCTATTACTTTTTACCATGGCGAAATTAATGGTGACTATGAAGCTAAAAATCCCCGTTTTACAAGCCATATTGATAGCAATTGCAAAAGTTACATTCTGTTCCTTTCGGACCCTCTGATGACGCGAAAGATTCTCGGTCCTCAAACGGAAAGTCGTGTGGTGCTTGTCTCAAGATCCACACAATGGAGACTCCGAGATTTTTTATCATCGGAACTATCCTCAAACATAGTAAATTTACTCGTTATCGGAGAGTCACTAATGGCTGACCCAATGCGC GAGCGCCCATACGTTCTCTACACCCACAAGCTTTACGCAGATGGCCTTGGCTCGAATACTCCCTTAGTGCTCACCAGCTGGATAAAGGGCGCTCTGTCGCGACCGCATATCAATCTTTTTCCACCAAAGTTTCAATTTGGTTTTGCGGGCCACAGGTTTCAAATTTCGGCAGCCAATCAGCCGCCATTTATCTTCCGCATTCGGACTTTGGATTCCTCTGGAATGGGCCAGTTGCGCTGGGACGGAATAGAATTCCGACTGCTGGAAATGATATCGAAGCGATTGAACTTTTCGGTGGACATCACTGACATCACATCAACGCAGGCCCTTACGCGCGGAGTTGTCGATACCATCCAAAAACAGATTGTGGAGAGGACAGTAGACATAGGGATGTCCGGTATTTACATCACAGAAGAGCGACTGCGGAAATCGGACATGTCGGTGGGACACTCTCGAGATTGTGCCGCCTTTATTACACTGGCCTCGAAGGCACTGCCCAAGTACAGAGCTATTATGGGTCCATTCCAGTGGCCCGTCTGGGTGGCTCTGATTTGCGTGTATCTGGGAGGGATATTTCCGATCGTTTTCACTGACCGTTTGACACTTAGCCATTTGATGGGTAACTGGGGAGAGGTAGAGAACATGTTTTGGTATGTGTTTGGCATGTTCACAAACGCTTTTACCTTCACCGGAAAATATTCGTGGAGCAACACGCAAAAAATTTCCACGCGCCTTCTGATTGGAGCTTATTGGCTctttacaattattattacatCATGCTACACAGGTTCGATTATTGCATTCGTAACGTTGCCAGCGTTTCCCGACACCGTGGACTCTGTACTGGACTTGCTGGGCTTGTTCTTTCGCGTAGGAACACTGA ACAATGGTGGCTGGGAGACCTGGTTCCAGAACTCGACCCACATTCCGACGTCTAGGCTATACAAGAAAATGGAGTTTGTCGGAACACTAGAAGAGGGCATCGGCAACGTTACACAAAGCTTCTTTTGGAACTACGCCTTTTTGGGTTCTAAGGCTCAGCTTGAGTACCTGGTGCAGTCAAATTTTTCAGATGA AAATATTTCGCGACGATCAGCGCTTCATTTGAGTGAAGAGTGTTTTGCCCTTTTTCAAATAGGCTTTCTCTTTCCCCAAGAGTCCGTGTATAAGCGCAAGATCGACTCGATGATCCTGCTGTCCCAGCAAAGCGGTCTTATTGCTAAAATCAATAACGAGGTTAGCTGGGTTATGCAACGTTCGTCATCAGGTCGCCTTTTGCAGGCCAGTTCTTCGAATTCACTGCGAGAAATAATCCAGGAGGAGCGCCAACTAACCACGGCGGACACAGAAGGCATGTTCCTGCTCTTGGCGCTTGGTTACTTCCTGGGCGCCACTGCTTTAGTGTCCGAAATCGTGGGCGGCATTACAAACAAATGTCGTCAAATAATCAAGCGCTCTCGGAAGTCGGCGACCAGCTCTTGGTCCTCCCGCCACAGCTCGGCGGCAAGTGGGATGGCACAGCGAACGCAGGCCGAGCAATTGGCGCATGATGAACGTAAAGCGACTAGACGCGAAACCGCTGAGGATGCCCAGAAAATGAGTTTTGGAATGCGGGAGTTCAATCTCACCCGCACAACGCTCCGCGAGTTGTACGGAAGCAGGGCTGATCAGTGCTCTGGCCGGCAGGTTGCCGACCATGCACAGTTGGGTTCCAACGTCGAAAAATACAATTACTTAGAAAACGAAGAGCCCCGGGAAGCAATTATATCTCTGGAGCGCTTAGACGACTTCATGGCCCAATTCGAAAGTGATCCTTTACAGGAATACAGTCCCGACGAATTGTTTGGGCCTAACCCGGAACACGGGGCAAAGcctgaaaataattaa